One genomic window of Phoenix dactylifera cultivar Barhee BC4 unplaced genomic scaffold, palm_55x_up_171113_PBpolish2nd_filt_p 000524F, whole genome shotgun sequence includes the following:
- the LOC113461105 gene encoding uncharacterized protein LOC113461105 → MDLAGGEYMPSNATPTTKEARLRRAHFPGAVKQRAYRFDGLGNYTTKQWDLTQANGSGNGEEFYWYHVELPKGNQNLAGFAQYLIDVLCPPLKLHDILALVSNGPFVGHVDGALVFRVNSPGPAASNFTLRLAARVTENSVVTVSLGRVPRLGFSPTGQSLLSEIPSVGGDGEKAANGSFVIPEHVLEFLLTMNHSEEADNPVPKTVSNLVVHIIDTHVDHMQDIVTKMEMELDSVELELDKGGSSLKKQMLDDRRFPKMHLNLQHLLQVVSHGEQVFPRVKEKCATKSWFASEDIVALEELIGRLRRLKENLGFITNRVTAVQAGLDSWQSEQINRKLYYLSFLSMIFLPLSIVTGIFGMNVGGVPWTNQRDPELKDGFINVMIVCAVILFLLLFCFIFPSLYTRISAWRRKYALKKSWSLNRKSFFRRTLPNGGLWRGEGYTRI, encoded by the exons ATGGATCTTGCCGGCGGCGAGTACATGCCTTCCAATGCGACTCCCACCACCAAGGAGGCGCGTCTCCGTCGCGCCCACTTCCCCGGCGCCGTCAAGCAGCGCGCCTACCGCTTCGACGGCCTCGGCAACTACACCACCAAACAATGGGACCTCACACAAGCCAACGGCAGCGGCAACGGCGAAGAGTTCTACTGGTACCACGTCGAGCTACCCAAGGGGAACCAGAATCTAGCCGGCTTCGCTCAATACCTCATCGACGTCCTCTGCCCGCCGTTAAAGCTCCACGACATCCTCGCTTTAGTTAGCAATGGCCCCTTCGTCGGCCACGTCGACGGcgcgttggttttccgggtgaACTCCCCGGGCCCGGCGGCGAGCAATTTCACTCTCCGGCTTGCGGCGAGGGTGACGGAGAACTCGGTCGTCACGGTGTCGCTCGGGAGGGTGCCGAGGCTCGGGTTCTCGCCGACGGGGCAGTCGCTGCTTTCGGAGATTCCGAGCGTCGGGGGCGATGGGGAGAAGGCGGCGAATGGGAGTTTTGTGATTCCGGAGCATGTGCTGGAGTTCTTGTTGACGATGAATCACTCGGAGGAGGCCGACAACCCGGTGCCGAAGACGGTGTCGAATTTGGTCGTCCATATTATTGATACACATGTGGATCATATGCAGGATATAGTGACAAAGATGGAGATGGAATTGGACTCTGTGGAGCTCGAATTGGATAAAG GTGGCTCCTCATTAAAGAAACAAATGTTGGATGACAGAAGATTCCCCAAAATGCATCTGAATTTGCAGCACCTTCTACAg GTAGTTTCTCATGGCGAGCAGGTCTTTCCACGTGTAAAAGAGAAGTGTGCAACCAAAAGTTGGTTTGCAAGTGAAGACATTGTTGCTCTTGAAGAACTAATTGGTCGTCTTAGGAGGCTAAAAGAGAATTTGGGATTTATAACGAATCGGGTGACAGCAGTTCAGGCTGGTCTTGATAGCTGGCAATCAGAACAGATAAACCGGAAGCTCTACTACCTTTCTTTCCTCTCGATGATTTTCCTTCCATTATCTATTGTTACTGGAA TATTTGGGATGAATGTCGGAGGTGTTCCATGGACAAATCAGAGGGACCCTGAATTGAAAGATGGATTCATTAATGTTATGATAGTCTGTGCAGTGATACtgtttcttttgttattttgtttCATCTTTCCATCTCTCTACACACGTATATCTGCTTGGAGAAGAAAGTATGCACTGAAAAAGAGCTGGTCTCTTAATAGAAAATCTTTCTTCAGAAGAACGCTTCCTAATGGTGGACTTTGGAGAGGAGAAGGTTACACACGCATCTGA